In a single window of the Roseiconus lacunae genome:
- a CDS encoding sulfatase family protein, with the protein MKRPVQLLTFFLLATCLVFAGEQSDGADRPNILFIFTDDWGWGDLGCHGHPYLKTPNIDRLAKEGTDFHRFTVASGVCSPSRTAVMTGHFPARYNIDGHFAAVRSNANRGMPDWLDPKTPTIPRMLQSAGYATAHFGKWHLANNMIPDSPLPMDYGYDEYGAFNCSGEQMPVHEDATRAIAFIEKSSAAKKPFFINLWMHEPHTPHHTLPEYRRRFPGLDDPDNVYASVLSHADDRIGELLDALDRLKLTDNTLVIFSSDNGPAGNGRGGKLTTMYDSATGEGFGIGCSVGTTGGRNGRKKSILQGGIGVPFIARWPGKIKAGAIDDVSWISAVDLLPTFCEIAGAGMPDGYEPDGMSQVATLQGSKLELRNKPLFWKGIPNSKGPVFSILDRRWRLLVSPDFEVLELYDLNKDPLEKNDLKDSHPKIAGELLEQLQAWHATLPEQLNPECFSKYRAKGAGPLPSEVKPLFQFNPSR; encoded by the coding sequence ATGAAACGCCCCGTTCAATTGCTGACCTTCTTCCTCTTGGCAACCTGTCTAGTCTTTGCTGGGGAGCAGTCTGATGGTGCAGATCGGCCAAACATTCTGTTCATCTTTACTGACGACTGGGGCTGGGGCGATCTCGGCTGCCATGGGCATCCGTACTTAAAGACGCCGAATATCGATCGGCTTGCTAAAGAAGGCACCGACTTCCATCGTTTTACGGTCGCCAGCGGCGTCTGTTCTCCGAGTCGCACCGCGGTGATGACCGGTCATTTCCCGGCGCGTTACAACATCGATGGTCATTTCGCGGCGGTTAGGAGTAACGCAAATCGTGGTATGCCGGACTGGCTTGATCCGAAGACGCCGACGATTCCGCGGATGCTGCAGTCGGCCGGCTACGCGACGGCTCATTTTGGAAAGTGGCATCTCGCCAACAACATGATTCCCGATTCGCCGTTGCCAATGGACTACGGGTACGACGAGTATGGTGCCTTCAATTGCTCTGGCGAACAAATGCCGGTGCACGAAGATGCCACTCGCGCAATTGCATTCATCGAAAAGAGCTCCGCTGCGAAGAAGCCGTTTTTCATTAACTTATGGATGCACGAGCCGCACACACCGCATCATACTTTGCCGGAATATCGTCGACGTTTCCCAGGACTGGATGATCCTGACAATGTCTACGCGTCCGTGCTTTCCCACGCCGACGACCGGATTGGAGAATTGCTCGATGCCTTGGACCGATTAAAACTGACCGACAACACGCTCGTGATCTTTAGCTCGGACAACGGTCCGGCAGGCAACGGCCGAGGCGGCAAGCTTACCACCATGTACGACTCCGCGACGGGCGAGGGATTTGGAATTGGTTGTAGCGTTGGGACAACCGGTGGACGCAATGGACGCAAAAAGTCAATTCTGCAGGGCGGCATTGGTGTCCCATTCATCGCCCGCTGGCCGGGAAAGATCAAGGCCGGTGCGATCGATGATGTTTCGTGGATTTCCGCTGTCGACCTGCTGCCAACGTTCTGCGAAATCGCGGGAGCAGGCATGCCTGATGGGTATGAGCCCGACGGCATGAGCCAAGTGGCGACACTGCAAGGTTCCAAACTTGAATTGCGCAACAAGCCGTTGTTTTGGAAGGGCATTCCAAACAGCAAAGGCCCTGTCTTTTCGATCTTGGATAGAAGGTGGCGACTGCTGGTCAGTCCTGACTTCGAGGTGCTCGAGCTTTACGACTTGAACAAAGACCCTTTGGAAAAGAACGATTTGAAGGACTCACATCCGAAGATCGCCGGTGAGCTATTGGAACAGCTACAGGCTTGGCATGCGACACTTCCAGAGCAACTCAACCCAGAGTGCTTTTCAAAGTACCGTGCGAAGGGTGCTGGACCGCTGCCGTCAGAGGTCAAGCCGCTCTTCCAGTTCAATCCGTCTCGATAA
- a CDS encoding sulfatase family protein — protein sequence MNLTLFVPALSLLLPWTLASSAAESPPNVIFVLTDDLGYSDVGCYGAEKVKTPHIDQLAAEGIRFTDFHTAASICSPSRAAFLTGAYPQRAGLYMGINPNRTAHWFLGLHPDEITIAEQFSKHGYATHMVGKWHLGTEPEFLPRTQGFDSYYGMPCNFSHSPRFFDGDKEVFARTPLDRLTQLYTERVTKIIHDQATRSEPFFLYYAHNYPHTPYQAGKDFKGSSKDGVRGDVMQELDWGIGEMMAALRKSGIADNTIVIFTSDNGPTANQYAKPYRGTKYVTFEGGHRVPFIFHWPARIKPSSGFRQKSCVVKESNAGNSGEFHYGVSEVSINAMDVFPTLSAAIGSELPKERVYDGESLLPLFEGIPLKRPTAQPFFYYNCENLQAIRSGPWKLHLPRSQDQLPFWDKNKAFANLRNPVLYNLDTDSSESTNVAADNPEIVNELMELGDSVRQNLGEFMQRGRQQRPTGSLFPDVPVISHEKDWDTLDPATVKAIAKQRQKRHPNHRAMKVQPRRKNRK from the coding sequence ATGAATCTAACCTTGTTCGTTCCAGCCCTCAGTTTGCTGCTGCCGTGGACGTTGGCGTCGTCTGCAGCGGAATCGCCGCCCAACGTCATTTTCGTGCTGACTGATGATCTGGGCTACTCCGACGTTGGCTGCTATGGAGCTGAGAAGGTCAAGACGCCGCACATTGACCAGCTTGCTGCCGAAGGAATCCGGTTTACGGATTTCCATACAGCAGCTTCCATCTGTTCGCCGTCACGAGCGGCGTTTCTGACGGGTGCTTATCCGCAGCGTGCCGGACTCTACATGGGAATCAATCCAAATCGGACAGCCCATTGGTTCCTTGGACTGCATCCGGATGAGATCACGATTGCCGAGCAATTCAGCAAGCACGGGTACGCCACTCACATGGTCGGCAAATGGCACCTGGGCACAGAGCCGGAATTCCTGCCTCGGACGCAGGGCTTTGACAGCTATTACGGCATGCCATGCAACTTTAGCCACTCGCCGAGGTTCTTCGACGGGGACAAAGAGGTATTCGCACGAACGCCGCTTGATCGGCTAACACAGCTGTATACAGAGCGTGTCACCAAGATCATTCACGACCAGGCGACTCGCAGCGAGCCATTCTTTCTCTACTACGCCCACAATTATCCTCACACGCCGTACCAGGCGGGCAAGGACTTCAAGGGGAGTTCAAAGGATGGTGTCCGAGGCGATGTCATGCAGGAACTCGACTGGGGCATCGGTGAGATGATGGCCGCGCTGAGAAAATCGGGCATCGCGGACAACACGATTGTGATCTTCACATCCGATAACGGACCGACCGCCAATCAATACGCCAAACCATATCGGGGAACAAAGTACGTCACATTTGAAGGCGGGCACCGCGTTCCGTTCATCTTCCACTGGCCGGCCCGAATCAAACCCAGTAGTGGATTTCGCCAGAAATCCTGCGTCGTCAAGGAAAGCAACGCTGGGAATTCTGGCGAATTCCACTACGGCGTCTCTGAAGTAAGTATCAACGCAATGGACGTGTTTCCGACGCTGTCCGCGGCCATCGGATCGGAGTTGCCGAAGGAGCGTGTTTACGACGGGGAAAGTCTGCTGCCGCTCTTTGAAGGAATCCCGCTCAAGCGCCCGACAGCACAGCCGTTCTTCTACTACAACTGCGAGAATCTCCAGGCCATCCGCAGCGGACCCTGGAAGCTCCATCTGCCGCGAAGTCAGGATCAGCTGCCATTCTGGGATAAGAACAAAGCGTTTGCCAATCTCCGAAATCCGGTTCTGTACAACCTGGACACAGACTCATCGGAAAGCACGAACGTTGCGGCCGACAATCCAGAGATTGTGAATGAGTTGATGGAACTCGGCGATTCCGTTCGCCAGAATCTTGGCGAGTTTATGCAGCGTGGCCGACAGCAGCGTCCTACCGGATCACTCTTCCCCGACGTGCCCGTAATCAGTCACGAGAAAGATTGGGACACTCTTGATCCAGCCACAGTCAAAGCAATTGCGAAGCAGCGGCAGAAGCGACATCCAAACCATCGGGCAATGAAAGTACAGCCCCGACGCAAGAACCGGAAATGA
- a CDS encoding SGNH/GDSL hydrolase family protein yields MNSTGEPGRMIEGRKPPLNIFLPLFLYPVILILIACSSVDAADRPNIVVIMADEKSEITEQRTNQNGQRSREFSNHGSNIALASKEELYLDRKLAFANPEVDNPNLPNVLLIGDSISIGYTAYVRRDLIGKADVYRIPTNAKNSAYGLEHLNDWLEMKSLKWDVIHFNWGLWDLCYRHPESNVQGNRDKVNGTLTESLEGYRSNMKKIVARLKQTDATLIWCTTTPVPAGEAGRKLGDDVKYNLVAAEIMKANKVRINDLHSHALLRLPETMVREGDVHFTEEGYIHLGSKVAEEVSAAIAKRAADSRREIE; encoded by the coding sequence ATGAACTCAACCGGTGAACCAGGCAGAATGATAGAGGGAAGAAAACCTCCACTCAACATCTTCCTCCCCTTGTTCCTTTATCCAGTTATTCTGATTCTCATCGCATGCTCATCCGTCGATGCAGCGGACCGACCGAACATCGTCGTCATCATGGCGGATGAGAAGTCTGAAATCACGGAGCAGCGCACGAACCAGAACGGACAAAGGTCGCGTGAATTTAGCAATCATGGTTCCAATATCGCACTAGCTTCCAAAGAAGAACTCTACCTCGACAGAAAGCTGGCCTTCGCCAATCCCGAGGTAGACAATCCAAATCTTCCGAACGTTTTGCTGATCGGTGATTCGATCTCCATCGGCTACACGGCATATGTCCGACGGGATCTAATCGGAAAGGCAGATGTCTATCGTATTCCGACCAATGCAAAGAATTCAGCGTACGGTCTGGAACACTTAAACGATTGGCTGGAGATGAAGTCGCTCAAGTGGGACGTCATTCATTTCAATTGGGGGCTTTGGGATCTCTGCTATCGGCACCCCGAGTCCAACGTGCAAGGCAACCGCGACAAGGTAAATGGCACTTTGACAGAATCGCTGGAAGGTTATCGATCCAATATGAAGAAAATCGTCGCCCGCTTGAAACAAACTGATGCGACGCTGATTTGGTGCACGACTACCCCTGTTCCGGCAGGTGAGGCCGGCCGCAAGCTGGGCGACGATGTCAAATATAATCTGGTAGCTGCCGAGATCATGAAAGCGAACAAGGTGAGGATTAATGACCTACATTCCCACGCACTATTGAGGCTTCCCGAGACAATGGTTCGTGAAGGCGATGTTCACTTCACCGAGGAGGGTTACATTCACTTAGGAAGCAAGGTCGCTGAGGAGGTCTCCGCAGCGATTGCAAAACGGGCTGCGGACTCTCGTCGAGAAATAGAATGA
- a CDS encoding sulfatase-like hydrolase/transferase, with translation MNKKIVFAITAFFIYLAPTPHCQSADGPPNVVLIFADDLGYGDLGCYGATKVQTPNIDALAADGRRFTDAHSVSAVCTPSRYALLTGQYPVRANDGRGVWGPAPITSKLIVDTNKTTIADVFKSAGYEAGVIGKWHLGFGEGTNKWQEPLRPGPQDLGFDYYFGMPVVNSAPPYVYVENDRVVGSDSDDPLVLLGRNAKGITPITPIPPEAAQRSPNQFGGAKKAHALFNDYQVGTTLAKKSVEWINEHKDKPFFLYLATTNIHHPFTPAKRFQGTSGCGLYGDFIHELDWIVGEVMTCLEENGVADNTLVIFTSDNGGMFNLGGQAAFKAGHRQNGDLLGFKFGVWEGGHRVPMIVRWPGRVKAGTTSDQLIGNVDMLATFAALTGQKIGKAQQADSVNMLPAFVDEPEEQIRDHLVLAPHKGTHLSVRKGKWMYIPNQGSGGFGGKKPGDHTFAGPAAATFVGSVNSDIEDGKIRQDAPPAQLYDLEADVNETQNVHDENPEVVKELKALLALYRSGIRQNSPKQGKQKRRTSGEVHYKPAKKTPAIPSNSSASFDFESGTLAPWRIIEGEFGHIIGSRDRFFHNQGEYNKQGEHYLTTLEASTGAEKGSDPQTGIVVSPLFIPELGKMTFRVGGGDGPNTYAALCTADGEEVQFARGIRDQVMQQCEWDLSPYAGKKMFIKIVDNATGGWGHITADDFQFDGKVFDEYPTASSGIRQNSKSKSPELKGTSGEVHYSKTEGVPSFKPNFVVIFTDDQGYGDLSCYEADHVSTPRIDQMAKEGSRLTSFYVAAPVCTPSRAGLMTGCYPKRVGMATGSNFGVLLAGDTKGLNPEEMTIAEVLKSAGYKTGMFGKWHLGDQPDFLPTRQGFDEFFGLPYSHDIHPFHPRQDRFNFPPLPVLDGDTVIEMDPDADYLTKRITERAVSFIELNKDVPFFLYVPHPIPHAPLHVSSPFMEGVADEVVSKLKDEVGKIDYRTRDELFRQAIAEIDWSVGTILDTLKANGLDEKTLVIFTSDNGPPKNTLHASPGPLRGHKGTTFEGGMREPTVIRWPGMIPAGHDNNELMTTMDLLPTFAKLAGAELPTDRIIDGKDIWPTLVGQSPTPHEAFFYHQGNSLTAVRSGKWKLHTNKGRPMQLYNLDDDIGEMNNVIEAHPEVVKQLNNHLHEFANDIANNSRPAAFAENPRPLSKGAVHHELNR, from the coding sequence ATGAATAAGAAAATCGTTTTCGCCATCACGGCATTTTTCATCTATCTAGCTCCGACTCCGCATTGTCAGTCAGCGGACGGGCCGCCCAATGTCGTTCTGATCTTCGCCGACGATCTCGGCTACGGCGATCTTGGATGTTACGGCGCCACGAAAGTACAGACGCCAAATATTGACGCGTTGGCCGCAGATGGGCGGCGGTTCACGGATGCTCATTCGGTGTCGGCGGTTTGCACGCCGTCGCGTTATGCGTTACTGACCGGCCAATATCCGGTCCGCGCAAACGATGGTCGAGGCGTTTGGGGACCTGCTCCCATTACTTCGAAACTCATTGTCGATACCAACAAGACAACCATCGCAGATGTGTTCAAGAGTGCGGGTTACGAAGCAGGCGTGATTGGGAAATGGCACCTGGGATTCGGGGAGGGAACGAACAAGTGGCAGGAACCATTGCGTCCCGGTCCACAGGATCTTGGGTTTGATTACTACTTTGGTATGCCAGTCGTCAACAGTGCTCCGCCCTATGTTTATGTCGAAAACGATCGTGTCGTCGGCAGCGATTCGGATGACCCGCTGGTGCTTCTCGGCAGGAATGCCAAAGGCATCACACCGATCACACCCATTCCTCCGGAAGCCGCGCAGCGTAGTCCCAATCAATTTGGTGGAGCAAAGAAGGCTCACGCGCTGTTCAACGATTACCAGGTCGGAACAACGCTGGCGAAGAAGTCCGTCGAATGGATCAATGAGCACAAAGACAAGCCGTTCTTTCTGTATCTAGCGACGACCAACATTCATCACCCCTTTACTCCCGCCAAACGGTTTCAAGGTACCAGCGGGTGTGGTCTTTATGGTGATTTCATCCATGAACTCGACTGGATCGTCGGCGAGGTGATGACTTGTCTTGAAGAGAACGGAGTTGCTGACAACACATTGGTGATCTTCACGAGTGACAACGGCGGCATGTTCAATCTCGGTGGTCAGGCTGCATTTAAGGCAGGACATCGGCAGAACGGTGACTTGCTTGGGTTCAAGTTCGGGGTCTGGGAAGGCGGACACCGCGTGCCAATGATTGTGCGTTGGCCGGGTAGAGTGAAAGCGGGCACGACTTCCGATCAGTTGATTGGTAACGTCGACATGCTGGCGACCTTTGCTGCGTTAACCGGACAAAAGATCGGGAAGGCTCAGCAAGCGGACAGCGTCAACATGCTTCCTGCCTTCGTGGACGAACCGGAAGAGCAGATTCGCGACCATCTGGTTCTTGCTCCACACAAGGGCACTCACCTATCGGTTCGCAAAGGAAAATGGATGTATATCCCGAACCAGGGGAGCGGTGGATTCGGGGGAAAGAAGCCGGGCGATCACACATTCGCCGGACCAGCAGCGGCAACGTTCGTGGGCTCCGTCAACAGCGACATCGAAGACGGCAAGATCAGGCAAGACGCGCCGCCCGCTCAGCTTTACGATCTGGAAGCGGACGTGAACGAGACACAGAATGTCCATGATGAAAATCCCGAAGTCGTCAAGGAACTGAAGGCGTTGCTTGCACTGTACCGTAGTGGAATTCGCCAGAATTCCCCCAAGCAAGGAAAGCAAAAACGAAGGACTTCTGGCGAAGTCCACTACAAGCCGGCAAAGAAGACACCGGCGATTCCCAGCAACAGCAGTGCGTCGTTTGATTTTGAGTCCGGAACGCTGGCTCCGTGGAGAATCATCGAAGGGGAATTCGGGCACATTATCGGCAGCCGAGATCGTTTCTTTCACAACCAAGGTGAATACAACAAGCAGGGTGAACACTACCTGACGACATTGGAAGCATCCACGGGCGCCGAAAAAGGAAGTGACCCTCAAACGGGCATCGTTGTCTCACCGCTATTCATTCCCGAACTTGGCAAGATGACGTTCCGTGTCGGCGGCGGCGACGGTCCGAACACGTATGCGGCTCTTTGTACTGCGGACGGAGAAGAAGTTCAGTTCGCTCGAGGCATCCGTGACCAGGTGATGCAGCAGTGCGAATGGGACCTTTCACCGTATGCCGGCAAAAAGATGTTTATCAAAATTGTCGACAACGCGACCGGCGGTTGGGGTCACATCACAGCTGACGATTTTCAGTTCGATGGGAAAGTGTTCGACGAGTACCCTACGGCCAGTAGTGGGATTCGCCAGAATTCCAAATCAAAATCTCCCGAGCTGAAAGGGACTTCTGGCGAAGTCCACTACTCGAAGACTGAGGGGGTGCCGTCCTTCAAGCCAAACTTCGTCGTCATCTTCACCGACGACCAGGGCTACGGTGATTTAAGTTGCTACGAAGCAGATCACGTCAGCACACCGCGTATCGATCAGATGGCCAAAGAGGGTTCCCGGCTCACCAGCTTTTACGTCGCGGCTCCGGTTTGCACGCCTTCTCGAGCAGGCCTGATGACGGGCTGCTATCCAAAGCGAGTCGGTATGGCGACAGGATCGAACTTTGGAGTGCTGCTGGCCGGCGATACCAAGGGATTGAATCCCGAGGAAATGACAATCGCGGAGGTTCTCAAATCGGCTGGCTACAAAACGGGGATGTTTGGCAAATGGCACCTCGGAGATCAGCCAGATTTTCTTCCAACACGGCAGGGCTTCGACGAGTTCTTCGGACTGCCTTACAGTCACGACATTCACCCGTTCCATCCACGGCAGGACAGATTCAATTTCCCACCATTGCCGGTGCTCGACGGCGACACTGTGATTGAGATGGATCCGGATGCAGACTACCTCACCAAACGCATCACCGAACGAGCTGTATCGTTCATTGAGCTGAACAAAGACGTTCCTTTCTTCTTATATGTTCCGCATCCAATTCCACATGCTCCGCTGCACGTGTCTTCGCCGTTCATGGAAGGCGTCGCCGATGAAGTTGTTTCGAAGCTGAAGGACGAAGTTGGCAAAATCGACTATCGCACGCGTGACGAATTGTTCCGACAGGCGATCGCTGAGATCGACTGGTCGGTCGGAACCATTCTCGACACACTCAAAGCAAATGGATTGGACGAGAAGACTCTCGTCATTTTCACCTCAGACAACGGTCCTCCGAAAAACACCCTTCACGCCAGCCCCGGCCCGCTAAGAGGTCACAAGGGAACGACGTTTGAAGGCGGAATGCGGGAACCTACAGTCATCCGCTGGCCCGGAATGATTCCCGCGGGCCACGACAACAATGAATTGATGACGACGATGGACCTGCTTCCGACGTTCGCCAAATTGGCCGGAGCTGAACTTCCCACCGATCGCATCATCGACGGGAAAGACATCTGGCCGACACTTGTCGGCCAGTCCCCAACGCCGCACGAAGCATTCTTTTATCATCAAGGCAACTCGCTCACGGCCGTCCGATCGGGCAAGTGGAAGCTCCACACCAACAAAGGTCGACCGATGCAACTCTACAATCTCGACGATGACATTGGCGAGATGAACAATGTCATCGAGGCGCACCCCGAAGTTGTGAAACAGCTCAACAATCACCTGCACGAGTTTGCAAACGACATTGCTAACAACAGCCGACCGGCGGCATTCGCCGAGAATCCAAGACCCCTGTCAAAGGGAGCAGTACATCATGAACTCAACCGGTGA
- a CDS encoding sulfatase family protein, which yields MSKTVLATILALAAFCPFNIAEGAKDSPNFIVFLTDDQGWGDLGCYGHPIIKSPNLDKFASEGLRLTQCYAACSVCSPSRSAILTGRTPYRNGVWRWIPGGSIYHLRDSEITITSLLKKRGYETCHAGKWHLNGKFNSDDQPQPDDHGYDHWLATQNNAAPNHMNPTNYVRNREEVGRMEGPSAVIAASEAIHWLKGRKDSKTPFFITVWTHEPHLPIESAHQYMKHYSDIEDEGIRQHHGNITQLDDAFGKLMAAVDEMGYRDNTFVFFTSDNGPEGNGTKGRTRGSTGGLRGRKRATHEGGIRVPGIVRWPGKIKAGSVSETPVIGSDIFPTICDVLDIPLPDDRTIDGTTLLPLFSGNAIQREQPLYWRNHLAPAEYRVGMRIGDWKIVGSDNLTSFELYNIKEDWQETTDVAGEFPDKFAELREALIRHDAAVLAEGPGWWKLDGQSKRANRKSAEPPAREDPTGAFDVVLGTSMSKTDFGYLMSPESEGLAFQKLDRPIKDRATIRLKYRSAQKNGVTRNGALVLASTPTNGASFKIGTAIGMNQHVAFAGGWGNVGNAGSKRAAFAPDDTFEIAVSLDLSKRTGSAEINGTTLSFSLPPDLKSIEYVGFYAKDTSTEFSVPVIE from the coding sequence ATGTCCAAAACCGTTCTTGCCACCATCTTGGCTCTAGCAGCCTTCTGCCCGTTCAACATTGCTGAAGGGGCAAAAGATTCGCCCAATTTCATTGTATTCTTAACAGATGATCAGGGATGGGGCGATCTTGGCTGTTACGGCCATCCGATCATCAAGTCGCCGAACCTGGACAAGTTTGCCAGTGAAGGGTTGCGGCTCACCCAGTGCTATGCGGCATGTTCGGTCTGTTCGCCATCACGGTCGGCAATCCTAACTGGGCGAACTCCCTATCGGAATGGTGTCTGGCGGTGGATTCCGGGCGGCAGCATTTACCACCTACGTGACAGCGAGATCACGATTACCTCGCTGCTGAAGAAGAGAGGCTACGAAACCTGCCATGCCGGAAAATGGCACCTCAATGGGAAGTTCAATTCTGACGATCAGCCGCAGCCGGATGATCACGGCTACGACCACTGGCTCGCCACGCAGAACAACGCCGCGCCCAACCACATGAATCCGACCAACTACGTCCGAAATCGTGAAGAAGTTGGCCGGATGGAAGGCCCCAGCGCAGTGATCGCGGCCAGCGAGGCGATTCATTGGCTGAAAGGTCGGAAAGATTCAAAGACGCCATTCTTCATCACCGTCTGGACTCATGAACCTCACCTGCCGATCGAATCCGCTCATCAATACATGAAGCACTACTCGGATATTGAGGACGAGGGAATTCGTCAGCACCATGGCAACATCACGCAGCTTGATGACGCCTTCGGTAAGCTGATGGCCGCAGTTGACGAGATGGGATATCGCGACAACACGTTTGTCTTCTTCACCTCGGACAATGGTCCCGAAGGAAATGGAACGAAAGGCCGAACTCGTGGATCGACGGGGGGGTTACGCGGCCGAAAGCGGGCGACTCACGAAGGCGGAATCCGAGTCCCAGGCATCGTCCGTTGGCCCGGAAAGATCAAAGCCGGCAGCGTTAGTGAAACACCGGTCATCGGATCAGACATCTTTCCGACGATCTGCGATGTGCTTGACATTCCACTTCCGGATGACCGCACCATTGACGGTACCACTCTCCTTCCCTTATTCAGTGGAAACGCAATTCAACGTGAGCAACCGTTGTACTGGCGGAATCATCTAGCGCCGGCCGAGTACCGAGTCGGCATGCGCATTGGCGACTGGAAGATTGTTGGATCCGACAACCTCACCTCGTTCGAACTCTATAACATTAAGGAGGATTGGCAGGAAACGACCGACGTCGCGGGCGAGTTTCCAGACAAGTTCGCTGAATTGCGAGAAGCCCTGATCCGGCATGACGCCGCCGTACTGGCTGAAGGACCTGGCTGGTGGAAGCTCGATGGTCAAAGTAAACGTGCGAATCGAAAGTCGGCTGAGCCTCCGGCCCGCGAAGATCCGACCGGCGCTTTCGATGTCGTTCTCGGGACAAGCATGAGCAAGACGGACTTTGGCTACCTCATGTCTCCGGAAAGTGAAGGACTCGCGTTTCAGAAGCTGGACCGTCCGATCAAGGATCGCGCGACCATTCGCTTGAAATACCGAAGTGCTCAGAAGAACGGAGTGACGCGCAACGGCGCCCTGGTCCTGGCGTCGACACCAACCAACGGAGCAAGCTTCAAGATCGGTACCGCCATCGGCATGAACCAACATGTCGCATTCGCGGGCGGTTGGGGCAACGTCGGCAATGCTGGCTCCAAAAGAGCGGCCTTCGCGCCGGACGACACTTTTGAGATTGCTGTCTCGCTGGATCTTTCAAAGAGAACTGGCTCTGCGGAGATTAACGGGACGACCTTGAGCTTCTCGCTACCACCCGACTTGAAATCGATCGAGTACGTTGGCTTCTACGCCAAGGACACGTCGACCGAATTTTCCGTTCCCGTCATCGAGTGA
- a CDS encoding sulfatase family protein, with product MGLLAKFTTLVILGLLAKSTTCSAAEKPNFVIIFTDDQGYQDVGCFGSPDIRTPRLDAMAADGMKFTSFYAQPICGPSRAALMTGCYPMRVAERGHTKQVHPILHEDEITIAEVLKTKGYATACFGKWDLAKHSQSDFFMDLFPTHQGFDYFYGTPTSNDRTANLYRNGELIEPATDMATLTQRYTDEAIAFIKKNQDQPFFVYIPHSMPHTRLDASPKFKGKSRRGLYGDVIEEIDFNVGRVLDTLNELNLAENTYVLFTSDNGPWLIKNKDHADGHLPGDHGGSAGPLRSGKVSTFEGGVRVPAIVWAPGKVPAGTVCDLVATTMDVMPTFAALAGAEMPSDRVIDGEDIRHLFHGEFDKANPDKAYFYYLRVHLQAVRQGKWKLHLSREKEPIGAAPFGRNTHIAPKDRIGFEEPFLVDLENDLGETTNLAAENPQVVDRLLGLAETMRKDLGDYDRVGNNMRFFDPLDVRPTTPPVPAPRKPTTRK from the coding sequence ATGGGACTTCTAGCGAAGTTTACTACGTTGGTTATTTTGGGACTTCTGGCGAAGTCCACTACGTGTTCTGCCGCTGAGAAACCCAACTTTGTCATCATTTTCACAGATGATCAGGGCTATCAGGATGTTGGCTGCTTTGGTTCACCCGACATTCGAACTCCACGTTTAGATGCAATGGCCGCTGACGGCATGAAGTTCACTAGCTTCTACGCGCAACCGATTTGCGGACCGTCCCGTGCCGCACTCATGACTGGTTGCTATCCAATGCGTGTTGCCGAGCGAGGCCACACAAAACAGGTTCATCCGATTCTGCACGAGGACGAGATCACCATCGCTGAAGTCCTGAAAACGAAGGGCTATGCGACGGCCTGCTTTGGAAAGTGGGATCTGGCGAAACATTCTCAGTCGGATTTCTTCATGGATCTTTTCCCAACCCACCAGGGATTCGATTACTTCTACGGAACACCCACCAGCAATGACCGGACCGCGAACCTTTACCGCAATGGAGAACTGATCGAACCGGCGACGGACATGGCGACGCTGACTCAGCGTTACACGGATGAAGCCATCGCGTTTATCAAAAAGAATCAAGACCAGCCGTTTTTCGTTTATATACCGCATTCAATGCCGCACACGCGGTTGGATGCATCGCCAAAGTTCAAAGGGAAAAGCCGGCGAGGTCTGTACGGCGACGTCATTGAAGAGATCGACTTCAATGTCGGCAGGGTCCTGGACACGCTCAATGAGCTGAATCTGGCTGAGAACACCTATGTTCTTTTCACAAGCGACAATGGTCCCTGGCTAATCAAGAACAAAGACCATGCCGACGGGCATCTGCCGGGTGATCACGGTGGATCGGCCGGACCGCTCAGGAGCGGCAAGGTGTCGACCTTCGAAGGTGGCGTTCGCGTCCCCGCGATTGTCTGGGCGCCCGGCAAGGTACCAGCCGGAACGGTTTGCGATCTCGTTGCCACGACTATGGACGTCATGCCGACGTTTGCTGCGCTAGCCGGTGCCGAAATGCCATCCGATCGTGTGATCGACGGCGAAGACATTCGACATCTCTTCCACGGCGAATTCGACAAGGCGAATCCTGATAAGGCGTACTTCTACTATCTGCGAGTCCATCTGCAGGCTGTTCGTCAGGGCAAGTGGAAACTTCACCTATCCAGGGAAAAGGAACCAATCGGAGCCGCACCGTTTGGTCGCAATACCCACATCGCGCCCAAGGATCGTATTGGTTTTGAAGAGCCCTTTCTGGTCGACCTGGAAAACGATCTCGGCGAAACGACGAACCTTGCGGCAGAGAATCCTCAGGTCGTGGATAGGCTGCTTGGACTTGCCGAAACGATGCGCAAAGACCTGGGTGACTATGACCGGGTGGGAAACAACATGAGGTTCTTCGATCCGTTAGATGTCCGCCCCACGACACCACCCGTTCCAGCACCTCGAAAGCCAACAACAAGAAAGTAA